ATGCTGTGATGCCATATATTAGAAAAtactgattttattatttgtattttttaaaaatagcgccaacaACAGCATTACGTTTACCACCACTGCCTAGAAGAGTTGGCAACTGTAACCTTATTTTTACGtccatttttttgaatatgttttgaaaaacttttcattATCAAAAGACTGTCAGCCAACTCTCCATCTGCTGCTAgcgttttttattattttgtaaacttttccATATTTTCAAACAGCTGTAAGAATTTATTCGCTTTCCAGCGGTCTGGCAACCCTGACCACAACCTTGCTGCATTTTGGGCTCCAACGTTCTAACGATGAACTaactaatatatataaatcaaaattgtaagCGACTGGGCTCCAGGAACAGATAGACAAATACCCAGACTTGTAAACGAGAGGATCAGGTAAGTCCTGGCCAAGGAGCCTTGCATTTGGAGGGTATCCATCCCCTTGGAGTTACGCAACTGAACGAACTAATAGGATTTTCCTCGTGACacagattttgtttttgagcaAACCCCAGCAGAAATGGGCAACACAGCGATCACCCGGGTGCAGATGGAGGCCACCAAGAGTGTGCCGGTGGACCATGCCAAGTACATGAGCGGAGCCGCCGGTTCTCCGCCGCCGGAATGTCCCATGCACCAGAAGCACGGAGATGGCAATGCGGCGAAGTCCGCCTCCGCCGTGCCCCCACATCCCAAAATGCAGTCGGCATCCGAGTGTCCGGTGCAGCATGACAACAGCGACGTGAATCCGCTGAACATGATGCCGCCGGCCAACCAACAGCCAGCGGCGGATCAGCCCTTCCCACTGCCCACAGACCGCCAGACGTCGACCATTCCCAAGGTCACCGAGGACGGAACCGTCCAGTTCTGGCAGTACCCCAGCCAGCAGATGTTCTGGAACGCCATGCTGCGCAAGGGCTGGCGCTGGAAGACCGAGGATGTCTCGCAGAAGGACATGGGCGACATCATCCGCATCCACAACGCCAACAACGAGCAGGCCTGGCAGGAGGTGCTCAAGTGGGAGGCGCTGCACGCCAAGGAGTGCGGCAATCCGCGCCTCAAGAGCTTTGGCGGCAAGGCCAAGGACTTCAGTCCACGTGCCCGCTTCCGCAGCTGGCTGGGGTAAGTGGTTCGCGTTTTTAAggataattttaaagttttccccATTAACCATTAGATAAAGGCTAATATTGATTGTACGTTTACATGCAGCGGAAACCAGAAAAGcaatatttcttaattataCAGCTTCATTATGAAGCgaatagattttttaatttagtgaTTTTGCACAACAATTAAAAGTAGTTATGCCagctaataaaaataatagttagaatttaaaaaaaaaaattaaatccatTTTTCCTGCGCATGTCGATTTGAAATTGAgctaatttttctttatctcATCCATCAATATGTAAAAGATTAATTGCA
This genomic window from Drosophila gunungcola strain Sukarami chromosome 3R, Dgunungcola_SK_2, whole genome shotgun sequence contains:
- the LOC128265469 gene encoding holocytochrome c-type synthase, whose protein sequence is MGNTAITRVQMEATKSVPVDHAKYMSGAAGSPPPECPMHQKHGDGNAAKSASAVPPHPKMQSASECPVQHDNSDVNPLNMMPPANQQPAADQPFPLPTDRQTSTIPKVTEDGTVQFWQYPSQQMFWNAMLRKGWRWKTEDVSQKDMGDIIRIHNANNEQAWQEVLKWEALHAKECGNPRLKSFGGKAKDFSPRARFRSWLGYELPFDRHDWIVDRCGKDVRYVIDYYDGGLVDKDYRFALLDVRPAMDSVDNVWDRMRVAYMRWRFELTEKFGDRDGGKVTAGSD